The following are from one region of the Actinoplanes sp. L3-i22 genome:
- a CDS encoding ABC transporter permease subunit — translation MIWLTWRQFRIQAIAGAVLLVLLVAAVLISWREVADLASSTGYTGCSGAACVEAAKTFRFEVSGGLPSAVYNAATAALFLAPALIGVFWGAPTVARELESGTYRMIFSQSVGRGRWLLVKLAFGASAVVLGVGLLSLLLTWWAGRIDAAGGDRLTPLVFPGRGVVPIAYAAAGFVIGVTLGLVLRRTVVAMAVTLLVVIGLQVAAPLVFRPLLAGVTVSVAALDPTKDLDGIGMNPDTGVMHLQADPKIPGAWILSSSVLGADGKPFTGPADLTKCGPKGSFENCTDWLRTQNLSVRIRYVPAGKFWTVQWREFALLAGLTLVLSALSMWWIRRKLV, via the coding sequence ATGATCTGGTTGACCTGGCGGCAGTTCCGGATCCAGGCGATCGCCGGCGCGGTCCTGCTCGTCCTGCTCGTCGCCGCCGTGCTGATCTCCTGGCGGGAGGTCGCCGACCTGGCGTCGAGCACCGGTTACACCGGCTGCTCCGGGGCCGCGTGCGTGGAGGCGGCGAAGACCTTCCGGTTCGAGGTCAGCGGGGGCCTGCCCAGCGCGGTCTACAACGCCGCCACCGCGGCGCTGTTCCTGGCGCCCGCGCTGATCGGCGTGTTCTGGGGCGCGCCGACGGTGGCCCGGGAGCTGGAGTCCGGGACGTACCGGATGATCTTCAGTCAATCCGTCGGCCGGGGCCGCTGGCTGCTGGTCAAGCTGGCGTTCGGGGCCTCCGCGGTGGTGCTCGGGGTGGGCCTGCTCAGCCTGCTGCTGACCTGGTGGGCGGGGCGGATCGACGCGGCCGGCGGCGACCGGCTGACGCCGCTGGTCTTCCCCGGCCGGGGTGTCGTGCCGATCGCCTACGCCGCCGCCGGGTTCGTCATCGGGGTGACCCTCGGCCTGGTCCTGCGCCGGACCGTGGTCGCGATGGCGGTGACCCTGCTGGTGGTGATCGGCCTGCAGGTCGCCGCGCCGCTGGTGTTCCGGCCGCTGCTGGCCGGCGTGACCGTCTCGGTGGCCGCCCTCGACCCGACCAAGGACCTGGACGGGATCGGGATGAACCCGGACACCGGGGTGATGCACCTGCAGGCCGATCCGAAGATTCCCGGGGCCTGGATCCTGTCGAGCAGCGTGCTGGGGGCGGACGGCAAGCCGTTCACCGGCCCGGCGGATCTCACCAAGTGTGGTCCCAAGGGCAGTTTCGAGAACTGCACCGACTGGCTGAGGACCCAGAACCTGAGCGTACGGATCAGGTACGTCCCGGCCGGCAAATTCTGGACCGTGCAGTGGCGCGAGTTCGCCCTCCTGGCCGGACTGACGCTCGTCCTTTCGGCCCTGTCGATGTGGTGGATCCGGCGAAAGTTGGTCTGA
- a CDS encoding sugar ABC transporter substrate-binding protein translates to MRKALIGLVAAGLLTSVTLTACDSGSGDSDSSTNGSGINSTATSSGEGKGGVGVVMPDTESSTRWSNDDPKYLKAAFKAANVPAEIQNAQGDAEAFKGIAKAMLDSGIKVLMIANLDSDSGKIVIDLARSRKVPVIDYDRLTLNGGADYYVSFNNETVGRLQAQGLISCLKQKGVKKPVIAELNGSPTDNNATLFKNGYDSVLQAKFDSAEFVKGPDQFVPKWDNNEGKEIFLQMLKQWPDITGVLSANDGLGNAAIEVLKKYKKNGAVPVTGQDATVQGLQNILAGDQCMTVFKDTKNEANAAASLAIGLVQGKKLPAKDKVKDPESGAYIPAVLLDPTPVTAQNMMITVVKAGAVTTKDICTAKFLAACQQYGLAQ, encoded by the coding sequence ATGCGCAAGGCACTGATCGGACTGGTCGCTGCCGGCCTGCTGACGTCGGTCACGCTCACGGCGTGTGACAGCGGTTCGGGCGACAGTGACTCCAGCACCAACGGTTCGGGCATCAACTCGACGGCCACCTCCTCCGGTGAGGGCAAGGGCGGCGTCGGGGTGGTCATGCCGGACACCGAGAGCTCCACCCGGTGGAGCAACGACGACCCGAAGTACCTCAAGGCCGCGTTCAAGGCGGCGAACGTGCCGGCCGAGATCCAGAACGCCCAGGGTGACGCCGAGGCGTTCAAGGGCATCGCGAAGGCCATGCTCGACAGCGGCATCAAGGTGCTGATGATCGCGAACCTGGACTCGGACAGCGGCAAGATCGTGATCGACCTGGCCCGGTCCCGCAAGGTCCCGGTGATCGACTACGACCGGCTCACGCTCAACGGTGGCGCCGACTACTACGTCAGCTTCAACAACGAGACGGTCGGCCGGCTCCAGGCCCAGGGCCTGATCAGCTGCCTGAAGCAGAAGGGCGTCAAGAAGCCGGTGATCGCCGAGCTGAACGGCTCGCCCACCGACAACAACGCCACCCTGTTCAAGAACGGCTACGACAGCGTCCTGCAGGCCAAGTTCGACAGCGCCGAGTTCGTGAAGGGCCCGGACCAGTTCGTCCCGAAGTGGGACAACAACGAGGGCAAAGAGATCTTCCTGCAGATGCTCAAGCAGTGGCCGGACATCACGGGTGTGCTGTCCGCCAACGACGGTCTCGGCAACGCCGCGATCGAGGTGCTGAAGAAGTACAAGAAGAACGGCGCCGTCCCGGTCACCGGGCAGGACGCCACCGTGCAGGGTCTGCAGAACATCCTCGCCGGTGACCAGTGCATGACCGTCTTCAAGGACACCAAGAACGAGGCGAACGCCGCCGCCAGCCTGGCGATCGGCCTGGTCCAGGGCAAGAAGCTGCCGGCCAAGGACAAGGTCAAGGACCCGGAGTCGGGCGCCTACATCCCGGCCGTCCTGCTCGACCCGACCCCGGTCACCGCGCAGAACATGATGATCACCGTGGTGAAGGCGGGCGCCGTCACCACCAAGGACATCTGCACCGCGAAGTTCCTGGCGGCCTGCCAGCAGTACGGGCTCGCCCAGTAA
- a CDS encoding LLM class flavin-dependent oxidoreductase — MKFGLDTFGDVTAGTSYAQVIRNVVEQAVLADRLGVDAFGVGEHHRDDFAISSPEIVLAAIAARTERITVGTAVTVLSSDDPVRVYERFATLDAVSNGRAEIILGRGSFTESFPLFGFDLGDYEQLFEEKTELMTELLKEQPVTWSGTVRPSLTEQSVFPRTESGRITTWIGVGGSPESVVRAAGYGLPLCLAIIGGEPARFAPYVDLYHRALKEFGNEPQPIAVHCPGFVAATDDEAVDLLWPHARRMLDRIGRERGWPPITRDRFEADVDGGAWHVGSPETVATKIAATIEALGIQRFDLKYAHGTLPHEHLLTAVELYGSQVIPRVRELLDR; from the coding sequence ATGAAGTTCGGCCTCGACACGTTCGGCGACGTCACCGCCGGCACCTCGTACGCTCAAGTCATCCGCAATGTGGTCGAACAGGCCGTCCTGGCCGACCGCCTCGGCGTCGACGCCTTCGGCGTCGGCGAGCATCACCGCGACGATTTCGCGATCTCGTCCCCGGAGATCGTGCTGGCGGCGATCGCCGCCCGGACCGAGCGGATCACCGTGGGCACCGCCGTCACGGTGCTGAGCTCGGACGATCCGGTACGGGTGTACGAACGCTTCGCCACCCTCGACGCGGTGTCGAACGGCCGCGCCGAGATCATCCTCGGTCGTGGCTCGTTCACCGAGTCGTTCCCGCTGTTCGGCTTCGACCTCGGCGACTACGAGCAGCTGTTCGAGGAGAAGACCGAGTTGATGACCGAGCTGCTCAAGGAGCAGCCGGTCACCTGGTCCGGCACCGTGCGGCCGTCGCTGACCGAGCAGAGCGTGTTCCCGCGGACCGAGTCCGGCCGGATCACGACCTGGATCGGTGTCGGGGGCAGCCCGGAGTCGGTGGTCCGCGCCGCGGGGTACGGCCTGCCGCTCTGCCTGGCGATCATCGGGGGCGAGCCGGCCCGGTTCGCGCCGTACGTCGACCTCTACCACCGCGCGCTCAAGGAGTTCGGCAACGAGCCGCAGCCGATCGCGGTGCACTGCCCCGGGTTCGTCGCGGCCACCGACGACGAGGCGGTCGACCTGCTCTGGCCGCACGCGCGGCGGATGCTGGACCGGATCGGCCGCGAGCGGGGCTGGCCGCCGATCACCCGGGACCGGTTCGAGGCCGACGTCGACGGCGGCGCCTGGCACGTCGGCTCGCCGGAGACGGTCGCCACCAAGATCGCCGCGACGATCGAGGCGCTGGGCATCCAGCGCTTCGACCTGAAGTACGCCCACGGCACGCTCCCGCACGAGCACCTGCTCACCGCGGTCGAGCTGTACGGCAGCCAGGTGATCCCGCGGGTCCGGGAGCTGCTCGACCGGTGA
- the smpB gene encoding SsrA-binding protein SmpB, with translation MVKETGTKLIASNKKARHDYAILRTYEAGLVLAGTEVKTLRLGRASLVDAFAQEHEGELMLYGLHIAEYGFGSWTNHAPRRTRKLLLHKAEIVKILNTLNDGSGLTLVPLSLYFKDGWVKVELGVARGLKSWDKRQVLADRDAKKEIAREMGRRLKGRR, from the coding sequence GTGGTTAAGGAAACCGGGACGAAGCTGATCGCCTCGAACAAGAAGGCACGTCACGACTACGCGATCCTGCGGACGTACGAGGCGGGCCTGGTCCTGGCCGGCACCGAGGTGAAGACGTTGCGCCTGGGCCGCGCGTCGCTGGTCGACGCGTTCGCCCAGGAGCACGAGGGCGAGCTGATGCTGTACGGGCTGCACATCGCCGAGTACGGCTTCGGCAGCTGGACGAACCACGCGCCGCGCCGCACCCGCAAGCTGCTGCTGCACAAGGCCGAGATCGTCAAGATCCTGAATACGCTGAACGACGGTTCCGGGCTGACCCTGGTGCCGCTGTCGCTGTATTTCAAGGACGGCTGGGTCAAGGTCGAGCTGGGGGTCGCGCGCGGCCTCAAGTCCTGGGACAAGCGGCAGGTGCTGGCCGACCGGGATGCCAAGAAGGAGATCGCCCGGGAGATGGGCCGGCGACTCAAGGGCCGTCGATAG
- a CDS encoding MMPL family transporter, with product MTTGSFARLVCGRRTKWIVLALWIVVLVFAGSLAGKLGGVEKNDNASWLPGDAEATQVSELQKQFQPDDLIPAILVYERAGGITPADQQKATADAQAIAAVPGVTGQIIGPVPSADKAALQVIAPIKVDADGWDKIADVAGQIKTISGTGENGLGIYMTGPAGVAADSAGAFEGIDGTLLYTTLIVVAIILLVTYRSPVLWLLPIITAGAALITAQAVIYLLAAHAGLVVNAQSAGILTVLVFGAGTDYALLLVARYREELRRHADRHDAMMFALHRAGPAIIASAATVAIGMSCLMLAEVNSTSGLGPVAALGVAVGLLAMMTLLPALLVIFGRWLFWPVRPRYGTPEPTATGLWARVGSRIARRPRIVWVSTALVLGSMALGLLQLDANGLSQKDSFTSEQPSVAGLEVLGRHFPAGQGDPVVVIAGAAQRDTVRAAFAAVPGISEVTDPVTKNGLVQYEGTLQAAPDSQAAEDTVIAVRDALRGTGAKVGGTTALALDINEANKHDNRLIIPLVLLVVLVILAVLLRSLIAPVILMATVVLSFAAALGVSALVFRHVFGFGGEDTAFPLFVFVFLVALGIDYNIFLMTRVREEAREHGTRRGALIGLAATGGVITSAGVVLAGTFAALGSLPLVAFAEIGFAVAFGVLLDTLVVRSVLVTALNLDIGRWMWWPSKLTHQDPAVDAPISPAPLSQSERVLPQ from the coding sequence ATGACGACGGGTTCCTTCGCGCGGCTGGTATGCGGCCGCCGTACGAAATGGATCGTGCTGGCACTGTGGATCGTGGTGCTGGTGTTCGCCGGTTCACTCGCCGGCAAGCTCGGCGGGGTCGAGAAGAACGACAACGCCTCCTGGCTGCCCGGCGACGCCGAGGCCACCCAGGTGTCCGAGCTGCAGAAACAGTTCCAGCCGGACGACCTCATCCCGGCCATCCTGGTCTACGAGCGGGCCGGCGGCATCACCCCCGCCGACCAGCAGAAAGCCACCGCCGACGCCCAGGCGATCGCCGCGGTGCCCGGCGTCACCGGCCAGATCATCGGCCCGGTCCCGTCCGCGGACAAGGCCGCGCTGCAGGTCATCGCGCCGATCAAGGTCGACGCCGACGGCTGGGACAAGATCGCCGACGTCGCCGGCCAGATCAAGACCATTTCCGGTACGGGGGAGAACGGCCTCGGCATCTACATGACCGGTCCCGCCGGGGTCGCCGCCGACTCCGCCGGTGCGTTCGAGGGCATCGACGGCACCCTGCTCTACACCACGCTGATCGTGGTGGCGATCATCCTGCTCGTCACGTACCGGAGCCCGGTCCTCTGGCTTCTCCCGATCATCACCGCGGGCGCCGCGCTGATCACCGCCCAGGCCGTGATCTACCTGCTCGCCGCGCACGCCGGCCTGGTGGTGAACGCGCAGAGCGCCGGCATCCTGACCGTCCTGGTCTTCGGCGCCGGCACCGACTACGCGCTGCTGCTCGTCGCGCGCTACCGGGAAGAGCTGCGCCGGCACGCCGACCGGCACGACGCGATGATGTTCGCCCTGCACCGGGCCGGCCCGGCGATCATCGCGAGCGCCGCCACCGTCGCGATCGGCATGTCCTGCCTGATGCTCGCCGAGGTCAACTCCACCAGCGGCCTCGGCCCGGTCGCCGCGCTCGGCGTCGCGGTCGGCCTGCTCGCCATGATGACCCTGCTCCCGGCCCTGCTGGTGATCTTCGGGCGCTGGTTGTTCTGGCCGGTCCGCCCGCGCTACGGCACACCCGAACCGACCGCGACCGGCCTGTGGGCGCGGGTGGGCAGCCGGATCGCCCGCCGCCCGCGGATCGTCTGGGTCAGCACCGCCCTGGTGCTCGGCTCGATGGCGCTCGGCCTGCTCCAGCTCGACGCGAACGGACTGAGCCAGAAGGACTCGTTCACCAGCGAACAGCCGTCGGTCGCCGGCCTCGAGGTCCTCGGCCGGCACTTCCCGGCCGGCCAGGGCGACCCGGTCGTGGTGATCGCCGGCGCCGCCCAGCGGGACACCGTCCGGGCCGCGTTCGCCGCCGTCCCCGGGATCAGCGAGGTCACCGACCCGGTGACGAAGAACGGCCTGGTCCAGTACGAGGGGACGCTGCAGGCCGCACCGGACAGCCAGGCCGCCGAGGACACCGTGATCGCCGTCCGGGACGCGCTGCGCGGCACCGGCGCCAAGGTCGGCGGGACCACCGCGTTGGCCCTGGACATCAACGAGGCCAACAAGCACGACAACCGGCTGATCATCCCGCTCGTGCTGCTCGTCGTGCTGGTCATCCTCGCCGTGCTGCTGCGCTCCCTGATCGCCCCGGTCATCCTGATGGCGACCGTGGTGCTCTCCTTCGCGGCCGCGCTCGGCGTCAGCGCCCTGGTCTTCCGGCACGTCTTCGGCTTCGGCGGCGAGGACACCGCGTTCCCGCTGTTCGTCTTCGTGTTCCTGGTCGCACTCGGCATCGACTACAACATCTTCCTGATGACCCGGGTCCGCGAGGAGGCCCGCGAACACGGCACCCGCCGCGGCGCCCTGATCGGCCTGGCCGCCACCGGCGGCGTGATCACCTCGGCCGGCGTCGTCCTGGCCGGCACGTTCGCGGCGCTCGGCAGCCTGCCACTGGTCGCGTTCGCCGAGATCGGGTTCGCGGTCGCCTTCGGCGTCCTGCTGGACACGCTGGTCGTCCGGTCGGTGCTGGTCACCGCCCTGAACCTGGACATCGGCCGGTGGATGTGGTGGCCCAGCAAACTCACCCACCAGGACCCGGCCGTCGACGCCCCGATCTCACCCGCCCCGTTGTCACAGTCTGAACGCGTGCTTCCACAGTGA
- a CDS encoding NAD(P)-dependent alcohol dehydrogenase codes for MKAVRVHAYGKRPSIDEVPEPAVTGPFDVLVEIGAAGLCRTDLHIVEGQWADRTGVSLPYVIGHENAGWVREVGNAVTNVAAGDAVILHPLATCGLCRACRGGDDVHCENSRFPGIDSDGGMAELLLTNARAVVRLAPGLEPKAVAALADAGLTAYHAVRKAAPLLHPGTTCVVIGAGGLGHIGIQCLLAMTATRVVVVDPSARARELARELGAHEVTEPNADLTDTAHVVLDFVGEQGAEAAGLAMTRRAGSYFVIGYGGSVNIPTIDLIATERSIIGNLVGSYLDLDELMTLAAQGRVTLHTREYPLGAVNEAIDDLETGRLTGRGILIP; via the coding sequence ATGAAGGCAGTCCGGGTGCACGCCTACGGCAAACGGCCCTCGATCGACGAGGTGCCCGAACCCGCGGTGACCGGTCCGTTCGACGTGCTCGTCGAGATCGGCGCCGCGGGGCTGTGCCGTACCGACCTGCACATCGTGGAGGGACAGTGGGCGGACCGGACGGGCGTCTCATTGCCGTACGTCATCGGGCATGAGAATGCGGGCTGGGTCCGCGAGGTAGGCAACGCCGTCACCAATGTCGCCGCAGGCGACGCGGTGATCCTCCACCCCCTCGCCACGTGCGGCCTGTGCCGCGCCTGCCGCGGCGGCGACGACGTGCACTGCGAGAACTCGCGATTCCCCGGCATCGACAGCGACGGCGGCATGGCCGAGCTGCTGCTCACCAACGCCCGCGCGGTCGTCCGCCTCGCGCCGGGCCTCGAACCGAAAGCGGTCGCGGCGCTCGCCGACGCCGGACTGACCGCCTACCACGCCGTCCGCAAAGCCGCCCCGCTGCTGCACCCCGGCACCACCTGCGTCGTCATCGGCGCCGGCGGCCTCGGCCACATCGGCATCCAGTGCCTGCTCGCGATGACCGCCACCCGGGTCGTCGTCGTCGACCCCAGCGCCCGCGCCCGGGAACTCGCCCGCGAACTCGGCGCCCACGAGGTCACCGAGCCCAACGCCGACCTCACCGACACCGCGCACGTGGTGCTCGACTTCGTCGGCGAACAGGGCGCCGAGGCGGCCGGCCTCGCGATGACCCGGCGGGCCGGCAGCTACTTCGTGATCGGCTACGGCGGCTCGGTGAACATCCCGACCATCGACCTGATCGCCACCGAACGCAGCATCATCGGCAACCTGGTCGGCTCCTACCTCGACCTGGACGAGCTGATGACCCTCGCCGCGCAGGGCCGCGTCACGCTGCACACCCGCGAATACCCGCTCGGCGCGGTCAACGAGGCCATCGACGACCTGGAAACCGGCCGGCTCACCGGCCGCGGCATCCTCATCCCCTAA
- a CDS encoding amidohydrolase family protein gives MYSKDGQSYYIVDGHTHFWDGSPANQINRYGEGFIKCFYDYHANLSPDEYKWTLEEFERYPEERMIHDLFEAGHDDIAILQSTYLTDWYVNGFNTTEQNGEMAERHPGRFIVNGRFDPRDGEAGLGVLERLHERWQLRGVKLYTAEWKGDSKGWKLSDPWAYRYLQKCQDLGIRNIHVHKGPTVYPMNRDAFDVADVDDAATAFPALNFIVEHVGLPRLDDFCWIATQEPNVYAGLAVAMPFIHSRPRYFAQIIGELLYWLDENRIVFGSDYAIWQPKWLIEKFVDFQIPEDMQGEYGVLTTDIKKKVLGLNAARLYDLKIPGEFEVPEGPGGSGPGIGSGPTVATAPR, from the coding sequence ATGTACAGCAAGGACGGGCAGAGCTACTACATCGTCGACGGCCACACGCACTTCTGGGACGGCAGCCCGGCGAACCAGATCAACCGGTACGGCGAAGGCTTCATCAAGTGCTTCTACGACTACCACGCGAACCTGTCGCCCGACGAGTACAAGTGGACCCTCGAGGAGTTCGAGCGCTACCCCGAAGAACGCATGATCCACGACCTGTTCGAGGCCGGGCACGACGACATCGCGATCCTCCAGTCCACCTACCTCACCGACTGGTACGTCAACGGCTTCAACACCACCGAGCAGAACGGCGAGATGGCCGAACGCCACCCCGGCCGGTTCATCGTCAACGGCCGCTTCGACCCGCGCGACGGCGAAGCCGGCCTCGGCGTCCTCGAACGACTCCACGAACGCTGGCAGCTGCGCGGCGTCAAGCTCTACACCGCCGAATGGAAAGGCGACTCCAAAGGCTGGAAGCTCTCCGACCCGTGGGCGTACCGGTACCTGCAGAAGTGCCAGGACCTGGGGATCCGCAACATCCACGTGCACAAGGGCCCGACGGTCTACCCGATGAACCGGGACGCGTTCGACGTGGCCGACGTCGACGACGCGGCCACCGCCTTCCCGGCGCTGAACTTCATCGTCGAACACGTGGGACTGCCGCGCCTCGACGACTTCTGCTGGATCGCCACCCAGGAACCCAATGTGTACGCCGGGCTCGCCGTCGCCATGCCGTTTATCCACAGCCGGCCTAGATACTTCGCCCAGATCATCGGAGAACTGCTGTACTGGCTCGACGAGAACCGGATCGTGTTCGGCAGCGACTACGCGATCTGGCAGCCGAAGTGGCTGATCGAGAAATTCGTGGACTTCCAGATACCGGAGGACATGCAGGGGGAGTACGGGGTACTCACCACCGACATCAAGAAGAAGGTCCTGGGGCTGAACGCGGCGCGGCTCTACGACCTGAAGATTCCGGGCGAGTTCGAGGTCCCGGAAGGACCCGGCGGGTCCGGCCCGGGGATCGGGTCGGGGCCGACGGTGGCGACGGCACCGCGATGA
- a CDS encoding iron-sulfur cluster assembly protein, translating to MTSPVIAGAAHGITAAEAGAGPDAAVSGAGPDRATPDRETAWAALSRVFDPELDKPITELGFVSDLRFADDYSVRVELRLPTYFCAPNFAWLMVADARDVLVALPGVGRVDVVLLDHFAAEEINAGVAAAGSFASGFDTDGGDPELAELRATFERKAHVATQERLARALGPHLHSRLTVGEAARIAPAATAAVLRRRERLGLVSGFAICDDRGAPVSEDRLPGWLRFARTVRVSVDGNATLCRGLLETRYGPDTTPVS from the coding sequence ATGACATCACCGGTCATCGCGGGGGCGGCGCATGGCATCACGGCGGCGGAGGCGGGGGCGGGGCCCGACGCTGCGGTAAGTGGGGCGGGGCCCGACAGGGCCACACCTGACCGCGAAACCGCCTGGGCGGCGCTGAGCCGCGTCTTCGACCCGGAACTCGACAAACCCATCACCGAGCTGGGCTTCGTCTCCGACTTGCGGTTCGCCGACGATTATTCGGTACGGGTCGAGCTGCGCCTCCCCACCTACTTCTGCGCCCCGAATTTCGCCTGGCTGATGGTCGCCGACGCCCGTGACGTCCTCGTCGCCCTGCCCGGCGTCGGCCGGGTCGACGTGGTGCTGCTCGACCACTTCGCCGCCGAGGAGATCAATGCCGGGGTGGCCGCCGCAGGCAGTTTCGCGTCCGGCTTCGACACCGACGGCGGCGACCCGGAGCTGGCCGAGCTGCGAGCTACGTTTGAACGGAAGGCGCACGTCGCAACCCAGGAACGTCTTGCCCGGGCCCTCGGCCCGCATCTGCATTCCCGGCTCACGGTCGGCGAGGCGGCCCGGATCGCGCCGGCCGCGACCGCCGCGGTGCTGCGCCGACGGGAGCGTCTCGGCCTGGTCAGCGGCTTTGCGATCTGCGACGACCGGGGCGCGCCGGTGTCCGAGGACCGGCTGCCGGGCTGGTTGCGATTCGCCCGGACGGTCCGGGTCAGCGTCGACGGCAACGCCACGCTCTGCCGCGGTCTGCTGGAGACACGCTACGGCCCGGATACCACGCCCGTCTCATGA
- a CDS encoding IclR family transcriptional regulator: MRGKGAGLLQSVERAMRVLDHVAAAGGPVPARDAAVALGLTLPTTYHLLATLVQAGYLVHLSDQKAYALGHRVDDLARALHRQIAAPPEVRRVAAVVHRQAHAAAYYAALRNAEMIVAHVDECPVHPRIRVLDVGFHEAPHATAFGKLMLATLTPADRDELLDRTGTPAVTPATVTDRAVLLRQLRQVRGTGLAVEVNEFQPDLSCLAAPVNDATGRFIGAVAVSLPTSRMRADRWTVERVVRLGAVRASRAVALQSTLRPGPP, from the coding sequence ATGCGAGGCAAAGGAGCCGGGCTGCTGCAATCCGTCGAGCGGGCGATGCGGGTCCTCGATCACGTCGCCGCGGCGGGCGGCCCGGTCCCGGCCCGGGATGCCGCGGTCGCGCTCGGCCTCACCCTCCCGACCACATACCACCTGCTCGCGACCCTGGTCCAGGCCGGCTACCTGGTCCATCTGAGCGACCAGAAGGCGTACGCCCTCGGCCATCGCGTCGACGACCTGGCCCGCGCCCTGCACCGGCAGATCGCCGCCCCGCCCGAGGTCCGCCGGGTCGCCGCGGTCGTCCACCGCCAAGCCCACGCCGCCGCCTACTACGCCGCCCTGCGCAACGCCGAGATGATCGTCGCCCACGTCGACGAGTGCCCGGTCCACCCCCGGATCCGCGTCCTGGACGTGGGCTTCCACGAAGCCCCGCACGCCACCGCCTTCGGCAAGCTGATGCTCGCGACCCTGACCCCGGCCGACCGCGACGAACTCCTCGACCGGACCGGCACCCCGGCGGTCACCCCGGCCACGGTCACCGACCGCGCCGTCCTGTTGCGCCAGCTGCGCCAGGTCCGCGGCACCGGCCTGGCCGTCGAGGTCAACGAGTTCCAGCCCGACCTGAGCTGCCTGGCCGCCCCGGTCAACGACGCCACCGGGCGGTTCATCGGCGCAGTCGCGGTCTCCCTGCCCACGTCCCGCATGCGGGCCGACCGCTGGACCGTCGAACGCGTGGTCCGCCTGGGCGCCGTCCGCGCCAGCCGGGCGGTGGCCCTCCAGTCCACCCTCCGCCCGGGCCCGCCCTGA
- a CDS encoding putative quinol monooxygenase — MIFITAKFLIKPEYADDWPRIAAPFTEATRAEPGCLWFAWSRSLDDPHEYVLVEAFRDDAAGAGHVGSAHFKQAQQDLPRHLAATPKIVSQSVDQEDWSELGEMRVDR; from the coding sequence ATGATCTTCATTACCGCGAAGTTCCTGATCAAGCCGGAGTACGCCGACGACTGGCCGCGGATCGCCGCGCCGTTCACCGAGGCGACCCGGGCCGAGCCGGGCTGCCTGTGGTTCGCATGGTCCCGCAGCCTCGATGATCCGCACGAGTACGTGCTGGTCGAGGCATTCCGGGACGATGCGGCCGGCGCCGGGCACGTCGGTTCGGCGCACTTCAAGCAGGCCCAGCAGGACCTGCCGCGCCACCTGGCGGCCACCCCGAAGATCGTCAGCCAGTCGGTGGACCAGGAGGACTGGTCCGAACTGGGCGAGATGCGGGTCGACCGCTGA